From the Lolium rigidum isolate FL_2022 chromosome 2, APGP_CSIRO_Lrig_0.1, whole genome shotgun sequence genome, one window contains:
- the LOC124692608 gene encoding uncharacterized protein LOC124692608, with protein sequence MWAKAAKIVGDLANRTPELKDRLLLPDGLMGPHNVLPIGFGFAPFRRRRHINKCTRPTTKHARQEHNRRIAYIYLHKRTSMPSSSHCSQELSPEIFAKARDDWFQTIFEECIKAATHLELNQGCVLQSSVREGKFTLVLSTKP encoded by the exons ATGTGGGCTAAAGCAGCTAAGATCGTCGGGGACTTGGCTAACAGGACCCCAGAATTGAAAGACCGGCTGCTACTGCCGGACGGCCTGATGGGTCCGCACAACGTACTCCCCATCGGCTTCGG CTTTGCTCCTTTCCGACGGAGGCGGCACATCAACAAATGTACCCGTCCTACCACAAAGCATGCACGTCAAGAACATAACCGCCGGATAGCTTATATCTATCTTCACAAGAGGACGAG CATGCCTTCTTCCAGCCACTGCAGCCAGGAGTTGTCACCTG AAATCTTTGCTAAGGCGCGGGATGATTGGTTTCAGACAATTTTTG AGGAATGTATTAAAGCTGCTACACACCTGGAGCTTAATCAAGGCTGCGTGCTTCAATCGAGTGTGAGGGAAGGTAAATTCACACTTGTTTTATCCACTAAACCTTAA
- the LOC124687714 gene encoding probable aspartyl protease At4g16563, producing the protein MPITAMPMPSPLPCLLLLLLPLLSTAAPTTTKIPLYRHLPAAATAAHHHPLSRLAQASLARATHLRTGHHHPQPSGSPVRTALYPHSYGGYAFSLSLGTPPQPLPVLLDTGSHLTWLPCTSSYKCLNCSSAASPIYHPKNSSTARLVSCRSPACLWIHSKPHLATCSASPAQPCRPGAATCNATASTVCPPYLVVYGSGSTSGLLLTDTLRSAATGRAAKRGFAVGCSLASVHQPPTGLAGFGRGAPSVPAQLGLTTFSYCLLSRRFDDDHAVSGELVLGSSSTTGKTPTQYVPLLKSPASRPPYSVYYYLSLTSLAVGGKPVRLPPRAFAPGGTNGGGGGAIIDSGTTFTYLDPTVFKPVSAAMVAAVGGRYNRSKIVEDALGLRPCFALPAGPGAKTMDLPELSLRFNGGAEMRLPVENYFVAAGGVGSAPEAICLAVVSDVPSAGDGGAPAAGGPAIILGSFQQQNYHVEYDLDKERLGFRPQPCSPASS; encoded by the coding sequence ATGCCAATCACCGCCATGCCGATGCCGTCGCCACTCCCCtgcttgctcctcctcctcctgcccctcctctccaccgcagcaccgaCCACCACCAAGATCCcgctctaccgccacctcccggccgccgccacggccgcgcacCACCACCCGCTCTCCCGCCTCGCGCAGGCCTCCCTCGCGCGCGCCACCCACCTCCGAaccggccaccaccacccgcaaccCTCGGGCTCCCCCGTGCGCACAGCGCTGTACCCGCACTCCTACGGCGGCTACGCCTTCTCCCTCTCCCTCGGCACGCCGCCGCAGCCGCTCCCAGTCCTCCTCGACACCGGCAGCCACCTCACCTGGCTCCCCTGCACCTCCTCCTACAAGTGCCTCAactgctcctccgccgcctcccccaTCTACCACCCCAAGAACTCCTCCACCGCCCGCCTCGTCTCCTGCCGCAGCCCCGCCTGCCTCTGGATCCACTCCAAGCCCCACCTCGCCACCTGCTCCGCCTCCCCCGCCCAGCCATGCAGGCCCGGCGCCGCCACCTGCAACGCCACCGCCAGCACCGTCTGCCCGCCCTACCTCGTCGTCTACGGCTCCGGCTccacctcgggcctcctcctcaCCGACACCCTGCGCTCCGCGgccaccggccgcgccgccaAGCGCGGCTTCGCCGTCGGCTGCAGCCTCGCGTCCGTGCACCAGCCGCCCACCGGCCTcgccggcttcggccgcggcgcgCCCTCCGTGCCCGCGCAGCTCGGGCTCACCACCTTCTCCTACTGCCTCCTCTCCCGCCGCTTCGACGACGACCACGCCGTCAGCGGCGAGCTCGTCCtcggctcctcctccaccactggCAAGACGCCGACGCAGTACGTGCCCCTGCTGAAAAGCCCGGCCTCGCGCCCGCCCTACTCCGTGTACTACTACCTGTCCCTGACCTCCCTCGCGGTGGGCGGGAAGCCCGTGCGCCTCCCGCCGCGAGCCTTCGCCCCCGGCGGCaccaacggcggcggcggaggcgccatCATCGACTCCGGCACCACCTTCACATACCTCGACCCAACCGTGTTCAAGCCGGTTTCGGCGGCGATGGTGGCCGCGGTCGGCGGCAGGTACAACCGCTCGAAGATCGTGGAGGACGCCCTCGGCCTGCGGCCCTGCTTCGCGCTGCCCGCGGGGCCGGGCGCCAAGACCATGGACCTCCCCGAGCTGTCGCTCCGCTTCAACGGCGGCGCCGAGATGCGGCTCCCCGTCGAGAACTACTTCGTGGCCGCTGGGGGCGTCGGCAGCGCGCCCGAGGCCATCTGCCTCGCCGTGGTGTCCGACGTCCCGAGCGCAGGAGACGGAGGTGCCCCTGCTGCGGGCGGGCCGGCCATCATCCTCGGGAGCTTCCAGCAGCAGAACTACCACGTCGAGTACGACCTCGACAAGGAGCGGCTCGGGTTCCGGCCACAGCCGTGCTCGCCGGCGTCGTCCTAG
- the LOC124692605 gene encoding RNA-binding KH domain-containing protein RCF3-like, with translation MASNVNPSKRPFQKNSSEHNGRAKWQKTKHASSQQPQLVIQPGVPLIRILCPTEKCGNVIGKGGGIIAKIRKENGVKIRVDEAVPGCDERVIVITAVEKDKEASHETGKENDGGPSVSADGEHGKEKDPSQEEEKDDSDNVHGKEEKDDPERDDSKEEKEDSSVAKDTKLESERVMPSAMNAILRVFDRIFITEIENGTEDASGQRTPVSFRLLVLDSQVGWLLGNRGSAIKQMSADSGTEIRVSKEKLPLCALLKDELCQITGDLESVRKGLNAVAQVLLTHTPRESDVLPVAHPSGSSSHAFNRSDGLPPGMQPNFHLPLQGPSHARGPFDIIDQRPNNAPFPIFPDQRSNIPPFPTFPDAMHGHASVPPEPLTFKLLCSSDKVGSIIGKGGNSIKTIQKDTGCEIKIVETVPKSEDHVIVISGPAHPGDGISPAQNAILHVQRKITPPTNNNKEGPAISRLIVSPNQVGCVLGKGGSIIAEMRKLSKAHIIVLSKDKIPRGVQENDEVVQITGDSEAIQEALMQITARLRNNLFRGRMASMGPNMQPPFGLLDPQFGAFAGIHESTSPRIFPNAPQFHKDFMGRPLDEMSAPWTTKDLGDPMSISGVPGMAHRGMGGFSGPVHSSRPNITGNIMVPRFLIPALCGQDGGCLNMIREFSGAKITIDEPLSDSMDTSVMIFGTPDQMHAARSLIQAFVLSEPPAP, from the exons ATGGCTTCGAATGTGAACCCTTCGAAGAGACCGTTCCAGAAGAATTCTTCAGAACACAATGGTCGCGCCAAGTGGCAAAAGACAAAGCACGCTTCTTCGCAGCAGCCTCAGCTGGTAATACAGCCTGGTGTTCCTCTTATCCGCATTCTCTGCCCTACTGAAAAATGCGGGAATGTCATTGGCAAAGGTGGCGGCATCATTGCAAAGATAAGGAAAGAAAACGGAGTGAAAATTAGAGTTGATGAAGCAGTCCCTGGCTGCGATGAGAGAGTTATCGTCATAACTGCTGTTGAGAAGGATAAAGAAGCTAGTCATGAGACAGGTAAAGAGAATGATGGAGGTCCTTCTGTTTCTGCTGATGGCGAGCATGGGAAGGAGAAAGACCCCAGCCAGGAGGAAGAAAAAGATGATTCAGATAATGTCCATggtaaggaagaaaaagatgacCCAGAGAGAGATGACAGCAAGGAAGAAAAGGAGGATTCGTCTGTTGCAAAAGATACAAAGCTGGAGTCTGAGAGGGTAATGCCATCAGCGATGAATGCCATTCTGCGTGTGTTTGATAGGATTTTCATAACTGAAATTGAAAATGGGACTGAGGATGCATCGGGCCAGAGAACTCCTGTGTCTTTCAGATTGCTGGTGCTCGATAGCCAAGTGGGTTGGCTTTTGGGGAATCGTGGTAGTGCGATTAAGCAAATGTCCGCTGATAGTGGCACTGAAATCCGAGTTTCAAAGGAGAAACTTCCTTTATGTGCTTTGCTTAAAGATGAACTTTGCCAG ATCACTGGAGATCTTGAATCAGTTAGGAAAGGTCTGAACGCAGTGGCTCAAGTGCTCCTTACTCACACCCCTAGGGAAAGTGATGTACTTCCTGTTGCTCATCCTTCTGGTTCATCATCACATGCCTTCAATCGGTCAGATGGTCTTCCTCCAGGAATGCAGCCTAACTTCCATCTTCCTCTTCAAGGGCCATCCCATGCCAGGGGACCGTTTGATATTATTGACCAAAGGCCAAATAACGCTCCTTTCCCCATATTTCCTGACCAGCGCTCAAACATTCCCCCTTTTCCCACATTTCCTGATGCAATGCATGGCCATGCTTCAGTTCCTCCAGAACCTCTCACCTTCAAGTTATTATGTTCAAGTGACAAGGTCGGAAGTATAATAGGGAAGGGTGGAAACAGTATCAAGACTATTCAGAAAGATACAGGTTGTGAAATAAAGATTGTTGAGACTGTTCCAAAATCAGAAGATCACGTCATAGTTATTTCTGGACCTGCG CATCCGGGTGATGGAATTTCCCCAGCACAGAATGCAATTCTGCATGTGCAGCGCAAAATTACGCCACCTACCAATAACAACAAGGAGGGTCCTGCAATATCTAGGCTGATTGTTTCACCTAACCAAGTTGGTTGCGTCCTTGGCAAAGGTGGCAGTATCATAGCTGAAATGAGGAAGCTGTCAAAAGCTCATATTATAGTGTTGAGCAAAGACAAGATCCCAAGGGGTGTCCAAGAAAATGATGAAGTTGTTCAG ATCACTGGGGATTCTGAAGCTATTCAGGAGGCTCTGATGCAGATAACTGCTAGGCTACGCAACAATCTTTTCCGGGGCAGAATGGCTTCAATGGGTCCTAATATGCAGCCACCTTTTGGTTTGCTCGATCCTCAGTTTGGTGCATTTGCAGGAATCCATGAATCTACATCTCCTAGGATTTTTCCTAATGCGCCTCAGTTTCATAAAGATTTCATGGGACGGCCATTAGATGAGATGTCTGCTCCTTGGACCACAAAG GATCTTGGTGATCCGATGTCGATATCGGGTGTCCCTGGAATGGCACATAGAGGAATGGGTGGATTTTCTGG TCCTGTTCATTCATCTAGACCAAACATAACTGGAAATATCATGGTCCCAAGATTTCTTATACCTGCTCTATGTGGTCAAGATGGAGGTTGCTTGAATATGATTCGTGAG TTTTCAGGAGCTAAGATAACAATTGATGAACCTCTATCTGATTCCATGGATACATCCGTTATGATATTTGGCACACCGGACCAGATGCATGCAGCCCGAAGTCTTATTCAAGCATTTGTTCTGAGTGAACCACCTGCCCCATGA
- the LOC124692606 gene encoding uncharacterized protein LOC124692606: MAQRGRRNLQAALTLTGPRVHLITTSAAHSLHSFHSISSKLSFPPSIATKPESSLANRPHLTKLEGSRRTMGCTSSKDVAVVSDVVYRPPAASVSLFDVSAVEEPWLIAKKNAAANGDQVEAEHSDDESEEEEDESEEEEVQDAKKPTTGVALPILDKLDGYELAPASWSEVSKALEDIKPTLDSKQTTDPKPVPKKKKKKKKTKKQPAAQPEPTPPQKEQPSSQSPSVARTGEAVNKAPTPATPYVLGSGDAATTKKPLPELTGRRVVKENPFLLRDREAKNADGTAAAPKWRRRDPFEGYPERRPPGASGGGVVLYTTTLRGVRRTFEDCERARAAVETCAEAAGLTVDERDVALHGEYLRELRELLLAEAEEQGAGVLPPPRLFVMGRYLGGAEACSELVENGKLAEMLRWARARGEACAAKDGRGCEGCGGARFVPCMECGGSCKVVVGGDGSVSSGVVERCGKCNENGLMMCPICH; encoded by the coding sequence ATGGCGCAGAGAGGCAGGCGAAATTTGCAAGCCGCTCTGACGTTAACCGGGCCGAGGGTCCATCTTATCACTACGAGTGCAGCCCACTCCCTCCACAGCTTCCATTCCATATCCTCCAAGCTCTCCTTCCCTCCTTCCATAGCCACAAAGCCAGAAAGCTCGCTAGCCAATAGACCTCACCTCACCAAGCTTGAAGGCTCTAGGCGCACCATGGGTTGCACGAGCTCCAAGGACGTTGCGGTGGTGTCCGACGTAGTATATCGCCCTCCGGCAGCGAGCGTCTCCCTCTTCGACGTCAGCGCCGTCGAAGAGCCATGGCTCATCGCCAAGAAGAACGCTGCTGCCAACGGCGATCAGGTCGAGGCCGAGCACAGCGATGACGAatccgaagaggaagaagatgagtcggaggaggaggaagtgcaGGACGCCAAGAAGCCCACCACCGGCGTGGCGCTCCCTATCCTCGACAAGCTCGACGGCTACGAGCTCGCACCGGCGTCGTGGTCCGAGGTGAGCAAGGCTCTTGAAGACATCAAGCCCACGCTCGACTCCAAGCAAACCACGGACCCCAAGCCTGTccccaagaagaagaaaaagaagaagaagaccaagaagcaGCCGGCTGCTCAACCAGAGCCGACGCCGCCGCAGAAGGAGCAGCCGTCGTCACAGTCGCCCTCCGTTGCCCGGACAGGCGAGGCTGTCAATAAGGCCCCTACGCCGGCGACGCCATACGTTCTTGGTTCTGGAGATGCTGCCACGACGAAGAAGCCTCTGCCGGAGCTCACGGGGCGGCGCGTCGTGAAAGAGAACCCCTTCCTGCTGCGGGACCGCGAGGCCAAGAACGCGGACGGCACCGCCGCGGCGCCCAAGTGGCGCCGGAGGGACCCGTTCGAAGGGTACCCCGAGCGGCGCCCGCCTGGCGCGAGCGGCGGCGGGGTGGTGCTGTACACGACGACGCTCCGCGGCGTGAGGCGCACGTTCGAGGACTGCGAGCGCGCGCGCGCAGCGGTGGAGACGtgtgcggaggcggcgggcctgaCCGTGGACGAGCGCGACGTGGCGCTCCACGGGGAGTACCTGCGCGAGCTCCGGGAGCTGCTGCTGGCCGAAGCCGAGGAGCAGGGCGCCGGCGTTTTGCCGCCGCCGAGGCTGTTCGTGATGGGCCGGTACCTGGGCGGCGCGGAGGCCTGCTCGGAGCTGGTGGAGAACGGGAAGCTCGCGGAGATGCTGCGGTGGGCCAGGGCGCGCGGGGAGGCGTGCGCGGCCAAGGATGGGCGCGGCTGCGAGGGGTGCGGTGGAGCGCGGTTTGTGCCGTGCATGGAGTGCGGCGGCAGCTGCAAGGTGGTGGTCGGCGGCGACGGCAGCGTCAGCAGCGGCGTGGTCGAGAGGTGCGGCAAGTGCAATGAGAACGGCCTCATGATGTGCCCCATCTGCCACTGA